The genomic stretch GCgctgcgcggcgggggcggggcgtgcCCCGGATCCTCCAATAGCAAGGGCAACTGAGGGGGCGGAGCGGCCGCTCTGATTGGTTGGAATGCTGTGTGTTTTGGCGGCGGAAAGGAGGCGTCCCGCGCGCGAACGGGGGCCCCTGATTGGCCGTTGTGTTGCCGGGGGAAGGCGACGCATGCGCAgaggcgggcggggcgggcggcctgATATGGAGGGCGGTGGCGCAGCGCTGCCGGTCGCTTCGCCGTCGCGCAGGGTGAGTGCCCTGGGGCCCTGAGGGGAGGGCGGCCCGCGGCCTCGCTGCGGGACCCGGAAGAGGGCGGCCTGTCCCCTCAGCGCGGGGGGAGCCCGCctggctgggggcactgggccCGCTTCACCCGCGTCCCGGCCCTTACCTCACGGCGGGGCGGCCCACGCTGCCCTTAGCTGGCCCCGGCGCTGGGCGGCGGGAACCAGAGGGGAAACCAGGGCAGGGCGGGGTGAGCCGGCTGAGGCGGAGCTGTCGGAGCCTCGTAGATTCCCCAAACCGTGCGGCAGTGACAGGCTTCGTGTCCCTGCCCCGAGCCCGCGGCGTTTGGCGCTCCAGTGCGGTAGTAACGCCTGCTGCTCGCTGTCTTTCAGTGGCAGGACCGCGTTCCGGTGTGCCGAGGAAACTTCAGTCTTCGGCTTTGTAAGTACAGTAAGATTTTCCTGTTCTTAAGGGGTCTGTCTTAACGCCTTCTAAGTCCTTAAGAAACACCTGAGAAGTCTGTAGCTGGTTCGCTCAGATTATAACTGTAAACTGCATCTAAAAATTGGCACAGCGTGGCGTAATGTGTAGGATGTGACAGGCAGCCTGCGTTAGCAGGGTTTGGTAGTAGGGAGCTGCAGAACGTGCAGGCTTGCAGCAGcgtttttttaatttatttgtgacAGTATTTTCTACACTTCGGTAAGACCTTCTTATGTTGCACAGCTATAGAAAGATACTCTATTAGAACTTAATTTTGGAGAATGCATGCAAATTAATATTAGTCCAGTGATCTCAAAGGTAAAATGATACATAACTGTAATAATATGCATTCTATTTAAGTCTTAtgtttctataaaaaaaaaaaggaagatgaaagcaGACCAAGTGTTGGGTAActcttttattccctttttcttcagagcacactggaaatttctttttctacgTGAAATACAGTCATGACAGATCAAGAGTATGTCCTTTGCATGTGGAGGGAGCGTTTATGGCCAGCAAAGGTAAAGCAGATGTACAAATGAGGAAAGGTTTGTGGATGTAGCGTAGAAATGGATGAAACGGAGTAGTAAGAAAGAGCTCCAAGTAAACATgtatatactttaaaaaagagCTAATCTGCAGAGAACCTAATAGTGCAACCAGATGCTGTGGAATATCAGTCTGTTCTGTGCTgttcatattaaaaatgttttgatatcGGATCTGTCCTATAGTCTTAACAGACTTGGTCAAGGATTTTAAACGTGTGTTTTTCTCTTGAATGTAGGTTTTGTGCAAAACCGGAGTGGCTGGGAAAACATCTGTTACTGATGCAAAGGAGACTTCTTTTCAAGTTGAAATACTTGGCTTGAAAGAACAGTTAAGTATCCTTGTTACTGTCGTATGCTTGCACTcttagacattaaaaaaagaagtaattccTTTATCTGAAGAGATCTGTGAAATGAGATCACTGATTGACAGAAGGATTAGACAGCTAACCTAAAACCCGTTGCCTTTTCAGAGCTGGCCATCTACATGAACAGCATACTGTTAGCTCAGGCTTTCttcatgttgggtttttttttttccttaacttctGCTAACAAGTAcatttttttgggggaaaaaatatggCAAGTTTGTTGCCGGATGAAAGCAGTGTCATGCTGTTAGTAATGCTCAATGCTGTGATGTTTTCAGTCAGCTTTGTTGTATTTTCAGGATTTGCGTGAACTGTGCAGATGCTGTACCGCTGAAGGAAGAATGTATAGAAAACATCGCCTCTACCTTAGGTGAGGAGATGTCAAAACATTTGTTGCCTTGtatacataaaaatgtaaaatatacacAAAAACTCAACCTGGTGGACAGTAGTTATACATTTCGCTTATGTATTTATTGAGGcgtttttttgcatttcttttcccctctttctgtTCCATCCATAAAGTTTGAAAATAGACTAAAAATGATCTCAGCTACTTTTGCTCTTTCCTCATGTAGTGTATTGCAAGGAATGGTGAAGAAACTTGTGTGTGTTGGAAGCTTGTGCTTTTGTGTGTCCCTATATACTTTGCCTTAAGAATTAAGAATGATTTAAGTAAGTTGCATCTTAAACAAAAGATAtgctataaataaaatttcttatttcttatacACAAAGAAAGATTACTGCATTTATTGTGTATTCTTTTTCATCAGATCAAAGGAATAATTCAAGCGAGGCTGTGGAAGAACTGAAATATCGCTGTTCTCTTAAAATTGCTCTGGATATTTTGAGTCAAAATGCCTCACCCAGACAAGTACCACCTTCAGAAGAAGGACCAAATACTCAGTTATCCCAGGAGAATAATGCAGGATCTCTCTCATCTACCCCTTTCCGGAGATGTCGATCACACTTTCACTCTAAAGAAAAGTTGGAGCCTGAGACttccaagaagaaaagagagaaaaaaaataactctggCCTGAAGACTGttacaaaaaaacaaagccagaaagGTTCTTTCATTTTGGAGGAGAGTGCTAAAGCACATGAAAGTGAAACAAACCCTTCCAAACGTGGTGCTAGGGACTTGTGTAATATGTCAAACTCAGATAGTCAAGACTGCAAAATACCAGAATCGAAACCGCtaccaagacagaaaaaagtcaAGCCTGGATTGTTGACAGAGTCCAAACCAGGAAATAAAGTCTCCCTTCagccaaaggaggaaaaaaaaaagcaaagaagaaaaagaccaaGAGGTGCAGGATCATCTGTGTCGCCTAGCAATGATTTCCCCAAGGATCAAGCTCAGCCCCTTGCTGAGGAAGGGTCTCCTCTGTCTGGCCCCTGCAAGTCTGGCACAGTGGTACCTGTCAGAAGGGCAAACACCAGAAGTCAACCTAGAAGGACATTGCTGGATTCCTCTTGTAAAAGTGCCTCGGATGACTTGGAGAAAAGCATCAGTAGTGAGAGCAAAAGTCTAGCAAAGCAATtggatggaagaaaaaagccagaGAGTTTAAAATGTATGGATGTGGAGGAAGAGATTGGTGCAACTGCGTCCTCGTGCGGAAAAAGGAAACGCAGGAATTGCCCTGAATCTTCATCTGGGCCTTCTAACCACAGGACACTTTCCGATAGCTTCCCCTCTCAGcataaagaggaggaaaataaggaTTCTTCACACATGGTTGTGAATAAAGTAAAGCAGTTTCAGCTGCCTGACTTTGAGGAAGATGAAGGTGGGCATATCGCTTGGGGAAGGGAAAGCTTCATCACATTTGATTGTCAAGCACTGTTACTCATCTTGGAATGTTGCAGTGCTTTTGTGAATATGGTTCTTGAATTGCtggttttaattccttttgGTTTAAGTTTTGGAGAAGCAAAAAATGCAATCACTTTAATACTGGCTAAACGCTCATGTGGCATGTAGCTTGTCTGGAGTTGTTTCAGGTTTTGCATTGAAAAACTACTTAGCAGTAACTCTTACCCTTCGCTAGAGGACTTGCtaatttcacactttttttctttactgctcTCTAGTTAGTGTTGAGATGAAGTGATGCTGTGTAAAGGAACAGGCTGGTACAGAGTCCTGAAACCAGCCTGTTCttgttcctttccctttttcttcgTCTTCTATTCAGACTATTAGGCCTTTACCTAGGCAGAGAATTGAGAGTGTGTGCGGTGTGACAGACCCTTGTGTTACGGTGCTCACGCTGCTGTGGGGTCGCTCACACGGTTGCGTGTTTCACCTCTGAAGCCGACGCTTTTTTAATGGCTGTTCCATGCTTATGAACGCCGGTGCTTGCTGCTCTTGGCAGGACTGGAATTGTCTGACCTGTCTTCAAAGATAGTTTCCTTAGAGAGTCTCTCCCGCCTCTCAGCTCTGgtagatgaagaggaggaggatgaagaacTTCCTAGTATTTTATCACATCAAGGTGAGAGATCAGTGTACCTACACAAGACTTCTTCACCCAAGATTAGTGTGCTCTTTTGGGGTATGTGTGCTTCTAGTTTGCTGACAAGCCTTGGTAATGAAACCTAACCTTTCTCAGAAGTGAATCCAGCTTTGTTCAAGCTTGgaataaaatccatttcttgGATGCCCCAGAAAGGCTTTTTGAAACggaatgaaatgcaaataattgtGAAACTGGGCAAGGGCCTAGGACTGAAATGTCCGAGTTCTCGTATTCAGAACTACCTGTGCTGCATTttggggggcgtgggggggatGCCCTGTCACCTTAGCTGAAACCCGTAAAAGCATTGAAGTGAAACTCCTGAAAGGAGGCTGGCAAGAGTGGGCGAGCTAATTGTCttgtcttgtgttttttttaaagaaaaattactttatttttcatcataGAACCACAATCAATTGAAGAAGGGATTTTGGTCTGGTGCAAATTGCGAAGGTATCCTTATTGGCCAGCAGTGGTAAGAACAGCTCGCTGCCTTCTTAGAGTGATATTGCAAGGGGTCTGATGAGGAGCCGCTTACCAAGTTCTCGAGTGTCTTTAGCCCTTCTTGACTCGTGTAGAGCTGGAAACGTTAAAAGATCTTCTGGTAGAAGCATTCCAAAGATAATAGAAGTAAATTTATAGATGAcaaaagcacataaaaaataaatgtggttGATTCACATATGTTTATATTAGAGCAGAGGATTACTACTGAGCCTTTATATCTTGTATCGTGAATTAGGGTTGTTGTACCCAACTAACAAAAGAAAGAGGATGGGTCCTTGTGCACTAATAAAAAACGCTCCATTGGGGTAACTTGCTATTCTTGCCActttaaacttaatttttcatattcatgTAACTTCCTTTAAGTATGGGGTGTACTGCATAACGTCAATGGAAAATGTTCCTGCTTTGGAAGGGTATTAGGATTTTAGGATGCTAATGAGACTTTATCCTTTCAACAGGTAAAAAATGTGAAGTGGAAACACAAAAAGGCGTGTGTGCTGTTTATAGAAGGGAATacaaatgacaagaaaaaaggGTAAATGTTGTGGACTCTGATCACGTTCTGAACTTTCGGTTTCTTTTATGCAGCGTCCTGTACTCTTTTCCTGGTACAGGGCAATTACGCTATCGGTTAAAACTAAGGTTGATCTCGGAGGGAGGGACAAAGTAAGGTGAGGATTTGTAGCTGTGGGCTACGTGCTTTATCATGCTGCCAGATGAGACAGGCTGGCACTCCTGCTAACAGCTGACTCTTACGTGAGGAATAAAAAAGGGCTGGGGACCCAGTTACTGTTTTTTACACATCGTGCCCAAACTTCCTGGAAACGCAGGCCTGcctttagttttgtttttaaagcaggtACTTTTTAAAGGATTCCATAGTTTTAGCTTATTATGAAAATCAAAACTAGTAAAACCTGCATTCCTGAATTCCTTATGAAACCTAATTTTCAGGGAGGTGTAGAATTGCAGTAAATATAGAGGTGCAACTCAACTGCCTCTTTTTCCCTAactgtgtttctttgtttcatcAAGCTTCTCGGTATCTCTTAAGAATCTGAAGCACTTTGATTGTGAAGAAAAGCAGGACCTCATAGTAAGTACTACCAGTAACAAGGGTATACATgtgttggaaaaaataaagttgtatACGCAATGTGGAACTCACTGGCGGGAGGAGTGTGGTGCAGCTGACTGCTCTGAGTTTGTTCACAGTTCTCCGTTTCTCTCACTCTATTCAACAAAGCAGTTGAACATAACTCATGCTCCACAAAATGGAGAATAATATGGGAATGGGATCCCTGccactttttttccatcttggtGAGGCTGCTGCTAAGAATACATGTGTATGTGGAAGGTGGGCAGTTGCTTAGGACTcttcctgtgttttcatttgcGTGTTTTCTACGTACAACAAAGCCACTCTCACGCTGCGTGACAGCGATGGCAGAAGTTGAATTTCAGGACAATGCAGAAAACTGCAAGTAAACTTCGATTCATTATCGTTAGCTGTTTCTGTTACCTGGTTAGTGTCCTAGACCTAATAGTTTCGACAGGGTGTTCTCTTCAGGACTGTAAATAGCTCTTGTTTTGTAGGAACGAGCCAAAGAAGATTATCGCCAAGAAATTGAGTGGTGTATTCGATTGATTTCTGACTATCGAATTAGAGTAGGTAAGCAGATGAGTTGGATGATGTCATCCATTCTGATATACATCAGAAAAAGGATTATGAAACAAAGCTGACCGCTTTGCTGTTGGCTTAATTGAACTGATGAATAACCCTGTTTTGGGCTTTTTAGGTTGTCATTCTTTTACGGGATCCTTCTTGGAATATTTTGCTGCTGATATCAGTAAGTGAATTCATTACCTTTTGTATTCTTCTCTTCGTAGGTAAGTTTAGCACTAACATTTACAAATGTGTGTTGCGTTAGGTGTCAGACCCAGTGAGAGGTGTTGTTAAAATTACTGCACACCATTATTGCACTCATGGTTTTTCAGTCCCACAGCAAGAGTTAAGTAAATATTGATTGTTAAAGGCAGTCGGGTCACTGGTTACTTCATGCTGTAGAGAGTTCATTTCAGAGCTCCTGTCAGAGTTTCAACTCCCTAatctttggttttttaaggcaaaattaagattgtggtggtggtggttttttacCCTCTTTGgtaggggaagaagaaaaactctTATCAAGAAAGTcccttattttatatttgtatatgtAAGTACGTAGGTGAGAAAGCCCCctgttttatgtatttaagtATGAACGATTGTGGCTTTTCTTTCAGGCTACCCAGTTAGAAAGGAAGGTTATCAAGGTTTAGTCCaaatgtcttttccaaatgCGGCAGAGGAAGATGTTGAAGAGTCTTCATCAGAAACTTCCCCTCTGAAGCCCTCCAAGAAGCTTCTTCCTGACAGAACAAGAGCCGCTAGAGATAAAGCGAATAAGAAGATAGTGGAGTTTATAGTGAAGACTAAGGGGGCCGAAGAGCATCTTTTAGCtattctgaaaagcagaaaacaatcCCGCTGGCTGAAGGAATTCCTGAATTCAAGTCAGTACGTGACCTGCATTGAAACGTATTTAGAGGATGAAGAACAACTAGACCTTGTAGTCAACTACTTGAAGGAAGTGTATCGTGAAATAGACACTGAAAATCTGCATCAAATAAATGGAGACGGAATAAAATTTATTTCGGATGTCCTTCTGCCTGAAGTAAGTAAACATGAAATGCTGAGAAAAGTAAATGTTAATGACACTAGTGTTCCGTGATTTGAGTTTCATGACTCGGGGAGTGTTCCCCGGGAGCTGGGCGGTGTTTGAGCCGGGCAGATATATTCAAGCCTGCCTACCTAttgacttggtagtgttaggttaatggttggactggatgatcttacaggtcttttccaacctaaacaatttgaCGATTCTATACCTACCGACTTGGGTCATGGTCCCTTCAGCTCAAAGGGCATAAAACTCTGCTTAGTTTCTTTGTATATCTTGAGCAAAGAATATTAAAATCGGGGCAGGAGGCTCTTAAGCAGTGTTCATGGGCTGGTAATCGGAGAACAAACATGTTTACTTTGCATgttggagaaaataaataaagcccCGGTATTAATCGCTACATGCTCCCTGCTGGTGCCGCAGACGTTGGCGTTGGTAGGCTGGCAGGGTTATGGGCGAGATGTGAGATGGGGACCAATGTCATTctaaatgctgatttttttttttttgtttttaaaccgTTAGCACAGAATGGAGAAGCTTTAGGTAGTATGAAGCTTTTAAAGGCAGAATGATTGCTTTCTGGTGTATTTTGATTACTTCTGAAACTCTTcaaagctttgggtttttttaatttggcaagTTATCTCTGGGTTTTCTTCGGTTCTTGTGtgttgggttgtttgtttttgcgGTTATACTTTTAGATACTTACTGTTCTTCTTAGGAACCTTCTGGGGAGAACATTAGTAACTTCTATAGAGAAACAAAATGACTATAAAGAATATCTTAATCTGGTTATAAAAATACTCTCCTGGGAATGTTAAAGGACAAGTCTGTATTGTTTATTTAAGAACTTGAGGGACACAACAAGCAGTTTCCTCCAGGTTTCCTAAGTGATTGAGGAACCTTATTCCAAAAATGTGGTCATCTGTTGAGACAGTTTCAAATCACTGGCTGTAATTTAGTTTTTGTTTCATGGGTATAAATGAACTAAATACTTTTGTAGGCCATCATTTATGCGATTTCTGCTGTGGATGACATAGATTAcaagaaggcagaagagaaatacaTAAAAGGACCATCTGTGAGCAAGAggtatctttttattttgtagtatTCTCTGAATTCTTCTTACTAATTTACTGCTTATGTAGGAGAGTTCAGTATGCTCCCTTGTGTAAGGCAAGCTTCCTCATTGTCTAAGTAACAAAATGATTAAACATGGGAAACATTCTTGCTGAGTTACTGTAAAACATTGCAAACTGTTTAATATGTTAAGATTATTTTTACTACAGAACttcaatgtatttcttttcagggagagagaaatgttTGATGAAGAaattctagaaagaaaaaagtggaagaCCAAACTAGCATCCGCAGACAGCGTCTGAACAGGGGtacaaacttttttcccccaagttatcctggcactgaggttatttgtataaaatgtgtaattcttactttttaaaaatccgTGTGTATATCTTCAAAAGATGTAGTCATTATAATGCTGTACTATGGTCAGGTAGAGTTGTACCTGCAATCCTTGAACTCGATTCCACGTGCTGGAGCTGCACCCTACTTCTTCCCTTGGTCTTGCCATGTTGAACTGCCTGTAAAAGATGATGCAAACCATGTCAGAACGCTGCGGGGGTGCGGCCGCCTCGGTCCTCCCCCATTCAGTGCACTTAACGTGGAACTTGCAAAGGCTGCAAGCGTTTTGCAGGGC from Pelecanus crispus isolate bPelCri1 chromosome 20, bPelCri1.pri, whole genome shotgun sequence encodes the following:
- the PWWP3A gene encoding PWWP domain-containing DNA repair factor 3A isoform X1, with the translated sequence MTDQEYVLCMWRERLWPAKVLCKTGVAGKTSVTDAKETSFQVEILGLKEQICVNCADAVPLKEECIENIASTLDQRNNSSEAVEELKYRCSLKIALDILSQNASPRQVPPSEEGPNTQLSQENNAGSLSSTPFRRCRSHFHSKEKLEPETSKKKREKKNNSGLKTVTKKQSQKGSFILEESAKAHESETNPSKRGARDLCNMSNSDSQDCKIPESKPLPRQKKVKPGLLTESKPGNKVSLQPKEEKKKQRRKRPRGAGSSVSPSNDFPKDQAQPLAEEGSPLSGPCKSGTVVPVRRANTRSQPRRTLLDSSCKSASDDLEKSISSESKSLAKQLDGRKKPESLKCMDVEEEIGATASSCGKRKRRNCPESSSGPSNHRTLSDSFPSQHKEEENKDSSHMVVNKVKQFQLPDFEEDEGLELSDLSSKIVSLESLSRLSALVDEEEEDEELPSILSHQEPQSIEEGILVWCKLRRYPYWPAVVKNVKWKHKKACVLFIEGNTNDKKKGFSVSLKNLKHFDCEEKQDLIERAKEDYRQEIEWCIRLISDYRIRVGCHSFTGSFLEYFAADISYPVRKEGYQGLVQMSFPNAAEEDVEESSSETSPLKPSKKLLPDRTRAARDKANKKIVEFIVKTKGAEEHLLAILKSRKQSRWLKEFLNSSQYVTCIETYLEDEEQLDLVVNYLKEVYREIDTENLHQINGDGIKFISDVLLPEAIIYAISAVDDIDYKKAEEKYIKGPSVSKREREMFDEEILERKKWKTKLASADSV
- the PWWP3A gene encoding PWWP domain-containing DNA repair factor 3A isoform X2, whose translation is MTDQEYVLCMWRERLWPAKVLCKTGVAGKTSVTDAKETSFQVEILGLKEQICVNCADAVPLKEECIENIASTLDQRNNSSEAVEELKYRCSLKIALDILSQNASPRQVPPSEEGPNTQLSQENNAGSLSSTPFRRCRSHFHSKEKLEPETSKKKREKKNNSGLKTVTKKQSQKGSFILEESAKAHESETNPSKRGARDLCNMSNSDSQDCKIPESKPLPRQKKVKPGLLTESKPGNKVSLQPKEEKKKQRRKRPRGAGSSVSPSNDFPKDQAQPLAEEGSPLSGPCKSGTVVPVRRANTRSQPRRTLLDSSCKSASDDLEKSISSESKSLAKQLDGRKKPESLKCMDVEEEIGATASSCGKRKRRNCPESSSGPSNHRTLSDSFPSQHKEEENKDSSHMVVNKVKQFQLPDFEEDEGLELSDLSSKIVSLESLSRLSALVDEEEEDEELPSILSHQEPQSIEEGILVWCKLRRYPYWPAVVKNVKWKHKKACVLFIEGNTNDKKKGFSVSLKNLKHFDCEEKQDLIERAKEDYRQEIEWCIRLISDYRIRVGCHSFTGSFLEYFAADISYPVRKEGYQGLVQMSFPNAAEEDVEESSSETSPLKPSKKLLPDRTRAARDKANKKIVEFIVKTKGAEEHLLAILKSRKQSRWLKEFLNSSQYVTCIETYLEDEEQLDLVVNYLKEVYREIDTENLHQINGDGIKFISDVLLPEGERNV